The stretch of DNA GTCGTCGGCGCCTCGTCGCGGAGGGTGTAGGCCCTCCCCACCGCCGCCGGACGCGTCGCCGCCTCGACGATGGCCTCCACGGCGTGGTCGATGTAGAGCAGCCCGGCAGGTGCCCGTCCTTGCCGGATGTGGACCATGTCCCCCGCCCGAAGCGCCTGGACGACGTCGCGTACCAGCGTCACCGACCCGGGGCCGTAGATCGAAGCAGGACGCACGATGGTCGTCGGCATGCCGCTCCGCCCCACGAACGCCTGCACCACGCGTTCGCCGAGCGCCTTCGAGCGCGGGTACGGAATGCGAGTCGCCTCGTCGGGCTCAGGCGCCTCGGGCACGACGCGGGGGTACCCGAACACGTCGGTGGAGCTGACGTGCAGGACGCGCTGCAGCGATGGGGTGCGCTCCGCCGCCCGCAGCAGGCGCTCCACGCCGGCCACGTTCGCCTCGAAGAACTCTTTCCAGGGCGCCCAGTCGGTCACCCGACCGGCGCAGTGGTACAGCACCTCGACGCCGTCCAGTGCCCGCGCCAGGCTCGCCTCGTCGCCCAGGTCCCCGGTCACGACCTCGACCTCTGCGTCACTGAGGCGGCGGAGGTCGCTCGTGGGCCGCGCCAGAACGCGTACGGTTGCGCCTCGCTCGACCAACCCGCGGGCCAGCGCCCCGCCGAGAAAGCCGCTGGCTCCGGTGACGAGGGCGTCGGGCATGAGACTCCAGAGCGTTGCAAGCTGTTCATCTCGAACGACTTCGAGACGCGCGGACCCACAAGATGGAGCAAAACCACTGCCCCACACGCGCCGCGAAGGAACGGGCGCCTAGCGCACGACCACCGCCTCCCGTACGCGCCGCTCCCGGTCCTCCGGCCCGCCCGGCCCCACCGGCACCGGGAGCTGGCCGTCCGTGATGCGCCCCTGCACCGTCAGCGCGATCAGCACGCCGCCGTCCAGCGTCACCACGACCTGCTTGCCCACGTTCGCCCCCGTCATCTCCGCGAACCGCTCCGCCGCCGCGTCCGTCAGCACCACCGCCAGCGTCGGCCCCATATAGGCGTCCTCGATCCGCTCCACGGCCCGCACCGCATCGGCCCCGAGGCGGAGGGACTCGGTGCCGACCGTGACCACCAGCCCCTCCCCCGCCAGCACCACGTCCGTCGGCGGGGCGACGTCGGGCGACGGGGGCGGCGCAGGGTCCGGCCCGGGGGAGGCCGCCGGAGCTGCTGACCGTGGAGAGGACGCTGCGCGAGACATGGAGTCCTCCACGGCCGCATCAGCTGCCGCAGGCGTCTGCGGAGGCGCCGACTCGGAGAACCGACACCCGGCGACCGCGCCGAGCACCACACAGAGCAGGAAAAGGCGAGTGGCTACCATCCGTTTACCGGCACCAGGACCACCCACTCCCCATCGACCTGCTGGGTGCTCATCATCCACACATTCACGTACCCGTCCTCCTGCATCTCGTCGTCGAAGGGCTCCCGAAGACGCGTCACCACGTGGACGATCCCGCCCTCGGCCTGCACGGAGCCGATAGGGACGAGCGGCTCCTGCGCGAGGCGCGAAGCCCCGGCCGAGACGAACGACAGCGCGAGCACCTCGGCGTCCGTCAGGGCATCCACGCCGCCCTCGGGCAACTCCCGTTCGAGGACGTCGGCCACCGCAATCCACTCCGACCTCGGGCCCACCCCCGGGGACACGCGCACCGAGTCGCCCCGAACGTCGAGCTCCGGACGAGTCTCCTCCAGGATGTCCCCGAGGACGGCCGGGTGCATCAAGCGGAGCATCGTCAGCCAGTCCGCCGCCGCGTTCGCCTCGGAGAACGAGACCACGGTGGCCTCGGGCGTGGACCGGTCCAGCCCCCGACGCACCGCCGCGAACCGGGCGCTGCGACTGTCGGCCGCCCCCGTGGCCGCGCGGACCGTCGCCACCACCGACCGGGCCTCGTCCAGAGAAAACTGGCCGCTGATCTGGATCCGTCCATTCGGAATGCGCTCGTTGATCGTCGGCGCGAGCAGCACCCGACCATCCAGCACGATCGCCAGCGCGAGCCCGACCCGCTCTCCCGTCAGATCCGAGAACCGAGCGGCGGACGCCGGCGCCAGTTCCAGAGAGACCACCGGCATCTCGGAGTAGGGGTCGAAGTCGAGCCCGGCGCTCGCGACCGCGCCCTCCCCGAGCGGCATCAGCACGTCCCCGAGGTAGATCGTCTTCCCCTCGTAGTCCCGGCTCTCCATC from Rubrivirga sp. SAORIC476 encodes:
- a CDS encoding SDR family NAD(P)-dependent oxidoreductase encodes the protein MPDALVTGASGFLGGALARGLVERGATVRVLARPTSDLRRLSDAEVEVVTGDLGDEASLARALDGVEVLYHCAGRVTDWAPWKEFFEANVAGVERLLRAAERTPSLQRVLHVSSTDVFGYPRVVPEAPEPDEATRIPYPRSKALGERVVQAFVGRSGMPTTIVRPASIYGPGSVTLVRDVVQALRAGDMVHIRQGRAPAGLLYIDHAVEAIVEAATRPAAVGRAYTLRDEAPTTWRTYMEALAEGVGVPAPRLSLPEPVALGAGWAMEQAHRLLRRPERPLLTRHAVLLLSRPQDFPIAPAKADLGFRTRVTFEQGIRRSLEWVRATP